The Elaeis guineensis isolate ETL-2024a chromosome 14, EG11, whole genome shotgun sequence genomic sequence TCTAAGCTCAAGATTGCCATGAAGGAGCTTGAAAATGGAAGCAGTATCAAATccataatttgattaataataagttattattatttgattaataataaattattataatttgattaataataatttgacatTGCTAAGGTCCAGTGGTAACTATAGTTTCAAATCAATTTTCTAATCTACGCCAAGAGGGGTGGCGGTGTGTGCTCGGCATGGAGCCAAGGGGGAAGAAGAAAGAAaccgaaaaaaataaaataaagaatataaataaataaaatatatttttaaaattattttttatagattattttttaaaattatttttaaaaaaataatattatatcattagtttaaaaatctaattatttttattacaaaaaataatttatttttaaataatttattttaaaaatctatgatTCAGTAATAATTTggtaatattttatttcaaatattattttcttcctttccttcctctcacTCCCCCCCCCGACTGACCTCCCTTTGCCGACGACCGATCCGCATGACACCACCATTGCCCctctaattaattattaatcaaataataataataaattattaatcatataataatatttatcactaaataaaattaatatttttattaatcatgcaataatattttttattaataaaataataatatctaattactaattatccAGTCCAATatgttttcaaattattttttaaaattaaaattttttagtatttaaaatttattttaaaattaatattttcttattatttttttatttttaaacattaatattttcttattatttaaaaatttattttaaacattaatattattttatttttattaaaaagatcaaaattattttttaaaaataaaattattttattatttaaaaattattttaaatttaatatttttatttttaaaattaattttttttctcccttcgTTTATCCCTTCCCTTTCTCCCAAACCCTGGCCGACCCACCTCTGGCCCCTGCCCCCGGCCCCTCGCGACCCTGGTCCCTACACTGCCCTCGACCGTGCACTCCCACCCTCCGCAATCCCCTCCGCCCTCCTCCGACCACGCACCTCCCGAGCCCCACTCGCCGTCCATGCCGTCCCCGACCGCACACACCCACCCCTACAACCCCCACCACCCCTCATCTCCCCCGCCCATGCCACCCCCCACTGGCCTCAGTGCCGCCCCCCTGCCGACCCCCAAAcccctcccctttttcctccGCCCTCCGTCGGccccccataaaaaaaaaaaagaaaaataggagaaggaaAATCACCGGTTGAGTGGGCGATCTCTATAATCGTTAGTGCAGCCGACGATTTTTTCTCCCCTACCACCTCAGCATCAAGGTGGCCGTAAAATGGCCAGTTGAACTGGTGATTTTGAGGTAGACAGTAGTTTTGAAAATAAGTTAAGAAAGGAGTAGTTttgaaaatatgaaataaaaaaaataaaaaataaaaaataaaaagacccCATTGGCCTCCCACCCTCTCCGAGGTAGCAACAAACAAAGGGACCACCCTCTCCCATTATTAATTCAACTTCTACTCCCATCAATCCTCCCACCTGCGGACCGATAGAGTAAAACCTCCGGCCATATCATTTCCAGCCTATCCAATTGTTCAAGACTCGAACTCCTTGATCACATGGAAGAGCTCATCTCGCCCTCCTCCTCCTGCTCTCCTTCTCCTCCGCCTCCCTTCCTCTCCATCCCTACCGTCCAGACCGCCGCCGTGGGTCCAAACCTCCAGCAGCGCCTCCAGTACCTTCTCCATGCCCGCTCCGAGTGGTGGGCCTACGCCATCTTCTGGCGCGCCTCCCCGGACCACCACCTCCTCTCCTTCGGCGAGGGACACTTCCGCGGCACCCGCGATGTCGATCGGAAGCCGCACGGGCTACGAAGCCGCGTCGGTGGCATCCAGGCCCTCCTCAGCGAGGTCACCGGCACCACCGCCGGCGACATCGCCTCCGACGGCGACGACGTCGAGTGGTTTTACGTGGTGTCACTGACCCGGTCGTTCGCAGCCCAGGAGCCGGTGCTCCCCGCCCGCGCCTACGGGTCCCTGGCGCCCGTCTGGGTGGCGGGCGCCCACGCACTGCAGACCTGCGGCTGCGACCGCGCCCGCGAGGCCCAGCTCCACGGCATCGAGACGCTGGTATGCGTCCCCCTTTCTGGGGGCGTTCTCGAGCTCGGCTCCTCCGACCTCATCGGGGAGAACTGGGTCCTCGTGCAACAGGCCAAGGCTATTCTCTCTGCGCCCGACGACGCCATCGTCGGGCCGATGGTCCCCGCGCCGCCCCTGGTGATGAATAAGGTGGCAGGTGCCGGCATCACTGGCCTGTCATCCTCGGTGGACTCGGAGCATTCTGACTCAGAGGGTGCGCTGATGATGGAACAGCGCCGGCCGAAAAAGAGGGGGCGGAAGCCAGGGACCGGGCGGGAGACCCCGGTCAACCACGTGGAGGCGGAGCGGCAGCGGCGGGAGAAGCTGAACCACCGCTTCTATGCGCTGCGTTCGGTGGTTCCGAACGTGTCAAGGATGGACAAGGCGTCGCTTCTGGCGGACGCCGTGTCCTACATCAAGGTGCTGAGGGCCAAGGTGGAGGAGCTGGAGGCCGAGGCCAAGAGGATCAAGAAGGAGGTAATAGGGGACCAGGGCGTCGGCGGGGCGGCTACTACTAGTACCACCACCACTGTGTCGTCAGGGCCGCTGACGATGGAATTGGAGGTGAAGATGCTCGGGCCGGACGCGCTAATCAGAGTACATTCGGATAATCTGAACCACCCGACGGCAAAGTTGATGGGAGCGCTGCGGGACCTGGAGGTGAACGTACACCATGCAAGCGTGTCAACCGTGAAGGAGGTGATGCTGCAAGATGTGGTGGTGAGGGTGCCCTACGCGCTGCAGGGCGATGATAGCCTCCGGGCAGCACTGCTCAGCCGGTTGGAGAAGAACTGATAAGCTTCACCTCTCCTCTTGCTTGCCTATCTTTGGTTTACTGTGTATGTAGAATAAAGTCTGTGTAACAAAGGTTCTAGATGGTTGGACTGGGTAGAAATGGACGGGTTTAGTAGGGTGGGGGTTGCCCCAAATTTAGGAGAGTTTGTTCTCAAACAAATAAAAGGTTAGCAATTGATGCTGAAATGGCGGGTCAGTATGAATGCACATTTGATGTTGTAGTTGCACGCAGAGGGTTTCGAGCAAACAAGTAATAAACACTTAAAACTACCCATGACCTTGAATTTTAGAGCTTGAAGCAAAGAGGCCCGAGGGAGAAAAACAAAAAACATAGGAGGCGGGCACTCGCGAAAAATATTATAAAGTAGACTTTGTAGTTTGTCATGTTTCTCCTGACACCAATCTTAAAAATGAATCCTAAAAGTCAATAGAGTTATCGGTCCCatgattataaaaatatagtatcctctttttttcttatttttagcaTATATTTTTTATCGATATATATTACATAATGATATGATACATAGTAGATAAATTGTCATCAAGCAAATCAATATATatctccaaatatattgagaaaGTTTACAAAATATGAAGTTTACTAATGCTCACATGCAACCAAATAATACATACTTCACAAATTAGTCATCTAACAATCCAATACACACttctaaataaatttatatataatttttataatattatattcacTAGTATATACTACATAACTTGGTAATACATATCTATTAACTTTCTAATTTGTATTATAAGCTTCTTTGATATATATCTAGTAGTGATCCAATACATATCTCcaggttaaaagtatattttaaaaattatatatcaatttacctCAAGATGTGTATTGGATTATTGCTAGATATGTATCAAAGTAGCTggcaatatatattaaaaaatcaaTAAGTGTGTATCACTATGGCATGTAATGTGTATTtgtgaatataatattttaaaaactatatattattttacttaGAGGTATGTATTAGATTGTtaaataactaattttttaagTATATATTATTTAGCCATGTACTATATATTAATGGactctatattttaaaaattatatatcaatttatctaaagATGTATACTGGATCACtgttaaatatgtattaaaaaaacttacagtaTATATCAGAAAGTTGATAAGTGTGTATCATGCCATATTATGTAGTATATATTAATGAACGAAATATTCTAAAATCTATATATCAATTTGATTAGAGCTATATATTTGGTTGCTCGGTGATTAATTTGTTAAATATATATTATCTGGCTGCATACTACATATTGATAAACTCTATGTTCTGAAAACTGTATTGATTTACTTAGAGTTGTGTATTAACTTACTTGatgattaatttaaaattattatatatcatttggctatatagtatatattaataaaaatatatattataaaaataagaaagagaaaaaatatcatgctttttaatttttagttttgagACTAATAAATGGTAGGAAGAATCTTTGATTTTTAGGTTTCTTTTCTTTAAGATTGGTATTAGGAGAAATATGGCAGACTATATAGCTCACCCCATAATTTTTCTTTGGTGcccaccccatatgatttttgtttgaaGGATGCACCTTGATGGACCTTTTAGGGCCTATGTCTATTTGGTATGgtaggtcattttttcaagagaaGCTTTTGcataacataaactaattttatagGTTATTTaggctaaaaaattatttttttcaacacATCTGGCTGTAGAATCTTGGATTAGAGTTGGAGTTCAAAGAGAATGGACAAGATGCTAGTGATGAAGTTTGATAATTTTGATCAAGTATCTTGAAAGATGgcactaaaaaaaattataaaataaaaaagccATGTAATGCCAAATATCAGTATTTAAAAATACAAAAACTCTCGGTTCACTTTGATTTctatttatgcatataatatatatatatatatatatatatatatatatatatatatatatatatatatatatacacacacacatacacacacacacatacatacatactcatgtgcatatgtatgtatgaatatagACATTAggggaaataaaaaaaaaggtttcAATGAATGataatattaattatcatattataaaattatattgagTCTTACACATCATTACTTTAGACTACTTTCCCCTTTGCAGTTGCAATCAAGGCCTTCATTTCACTTTGTCCGACCAATGGTGTGGTCACCCTATAAGGAATTGAATGTGACAACTTGGGACCAAGAATATGTATAGAGATGAAGTGAACAATAAGTCCTATCAATCACAGACTTTATCTCTACTGCCTAGATATACAACCTAAGAAGAGATGATGAATTgaattcttaaaaatttaaaacaattaTGCATTCTAGTACTACTAAATTAAGTGAGTGTGGGGTGAAGGCAATGAATATAAGCGATAATATGCAGTATTAAGTGAAGACAAAAGAGAAAAAGACAATCACAATCAAACATCATAATTTTATAATAGTTTGGTGCCAAAATTAGCATTTATATCCTTTGTATgagaattttttattaaaaattcaactataataatcttaattataatctaattgtttTGCATATGTTTACGATCAATCTTGttgattttgaagagaaaatcaacCAAAACTTCTCCAACTAAGCATCCTTTTGGCTTAGTCTCACAATACTATTCAATTCAATATTTGGACCGACACTTTGCCCCAAGTTTTACTCTCTTGAAACTTGCTACAATCAAAGAAATAGAAATAGAATGAAAGACAATAAACCAAAGGCTCCTTGATGAGCTAAAATAGAGAACTCGTTAAGGTATAGTAATGTCGAGCTAGGTTGCTCCTGATTGCTTTGACTTCTCTTCTATAATACCTAAGTAAATAAAGTTGTGGTAGTTGTGGACCTACTCTTAGTAGGTCACTCTCAATCAATACACATTCACtctttctgttgggtataaaatatccacagccggaacccacggcggaaccgccatcagcaagtgcagctccgcccggactcctacgggagccgggctccaccgccatcagcaagtgcagccccgcccggactcctacgggagccgggctccaccgccatcagcaagtgcagctccgcccggactcctacgggagccaggctccaccaccatcagcaagcgctgctccgcccggactcctacgggagccgggctccgccgccaacatcaaaacagctccacccggactcctacgggagccggactccgccctcaatatcaattgctggtaagctcaatccagactcctatcagagccggacttcacccttgactttgtttgcagcgcagctccgcccggactcctacgggagccgggctccaccgacgacatcagcacagctccgcccggactcctacgggagctgggctctgccaccattagcacagctccgcccggactcctacgggagtcggactccaccgccgacatcagaacagctccgtccggactcctacgggagccgggctccgctcacgatggctccgaccattgccgagcttcaatcgacagacccacgccccctgacaggccctcaaaacggccgcgaccctgctccacctcctgtggcggactccacgcagtatcatcattccctgacaagccgcagcagccatagccgccctgctccacttcctgtggcggactccgcacagctccattatccccctggcaggccacagtaacggccacgaacctgctccacctcctgcgacggataccatgcgattctcctgacgacggatgctgctccacccctcataacggattccacgtggcaagtcgaggtgatacccatgtGTCTGCtacattatctttcgcaatcaattcccctgaccatgggcggcccactaccaggcggttacacacgtcgccatcagtccgttgcctcccccgcctataaaaggggggactcagatacgttattttttaagctcttttgccttatctcaaaactctgctaaattctccgttcgagcactccattcttgttgaggcagagaactgacttgagcgtcggagggtcttgccggagcaaccccacctccggtttagacttcccttgcaggtcccgacggcgaccgcggcttcctcaactccagcttctccggtgcaggctgatttttgcaccaacaggattggcgctagaggaagggccttgtgccttcgcagcacccttgttcttgaaggagcgctcaacggagccacctccggccatctctccgtcatctactcctaatcctcccccgcgagatcgacacccgatgcctccgcgcagggcgtccacccggcggtccacggcctccgcggccagatctcaggctccggcctcccctcccatttctcagccagctcctcctccccctccggcgacggcggtcggcgcggagcagtttgacttgctggcgcagcaggtcaagggcctcatcgaggccgtacaggcgatgcagcagcaaccgccgcaggcgtcagcgcatccggaaggggcatctccggaatgccagaacccggcggtggggcgggccacctgggctagccgtcCCGTCCTTCCCGaaaaggcgaatccaagggtggagagccctcagtcggaccacgactccacccctgggagatccctgcccccgttctgccaaaggaccctcgagactcgaagtcgagaggatttcctggaccggaggctccaggagatgaaccggcggatcgaagaactccgccatgcgcctcccgcttacggtgaggatatctgcactgaccctcccttctcccaaatgattatgcaggaaccgatcccgccgaatttcaagctcccccagtttgaaagctacgacgggacgtcggacctggtggaccacctggaggccttccgaacgatgatgctgcttcatggtgcccccgacgccatcttgtgccgggctttcccgtctactttgaagggagcagcaagaaactggtactcggcactgaagccgggtaccatcttctccttcgaccaaatgagccaccaattcgtggcccattttgtcagcagccgacgtccccggaaaggttcggagtccctcatcaacatcaagcagagggaaggggagtccatacgggcctacatcaaccgcttcaacatcgcggcgttggaggtccgaaacttggaccagtcggttgccatggccgccctgaaaggtggccttcagaagaatgatctcttgtactccctggagaagaagtaccccagggattttgctgatctgctggctcgggctgaaggatacgcccgagcggaagaggccttcagaatgaaggatgaagagactgcgagggagcgccaggcgggagattctggcaagcccacagttgagaagaggccaagggaagcccggcctcgctcccgatcccctcttgggcacaagcgcgcccatactccaccccgggcatgcaggcagagaagcccggacaacaggtttcggcggggttccccgccagggaagttccgcagctacgcccccctcaatgcctcgaaagcccaggtactgatggaggtcagggagctgatccctaggccggagaggatgcgcacgcaccccgggaagcgcaaccccaacaagttctgcctctaccaccgcgatcacggccacgacaccaaagagtgcatccagctccaggacgagatcgaggagctcatccgacgaggtcggctcgacagattcatccgccgcaggcctgagggtagaggagaccggccaagagccctcccgccgcccgaaccacagaagagggaggagcagcccggggaccggcctcctatcgggaccatcgactacatcgccggagggcctcaaggaggagcgggagaactgtaaatgtattgcttactgtttcattttgaatctacttttctttctagctaacgcactcctcctgcttaacgcggatgtattatgactggatatgacctctccaaaaaacaacggccatgtcaggaacagcaggagaacctcgtcctgacatgagcaaagtcgaaggcccggttcttttagaccggatggggggagaggccttacaacgccctaatgtgcccccacagccctgttagggacaggaggaaaacctcgccctaacttgagcaaagtcgaaggcccggttcttttagaccggatggggggagaggccttacaacgccctaatgtgcccccacagccctgttagggacaggaggaaaatctcgccctaacttgagcaaagtcgaaggcccggttcttttagaccggatggagggagagaccttacaacaccctaatgtgccccacagccctgttagggacaggagaaaaatctcgccctaacttgagcaaagtcaaaggcccggttcttttagaccggatgggggagaggccttgcaacgccctaatgtgccccatagccatgccaggaacaggaggagaacctcgtcctgacatgagtaaagttgaaggcccgattcttttagaccggagggggagaggccttacagcaccctaacgcgcccccacaagccaggctgataacgagaacctcgcgccggctcaagcaaaatggaagacccagactcctacgggagccgggttccgccgccaggtaaagcttcacccggactcctacgggagctgggttccaccgccaaggtaaagcttcacccggactcctacgggagccgggttccaccgccaaggtaaagcttcacccggactcctacgggagccgggttccaccgccaaggtaaagctccacccggactcctacgggagccgggttccaccgccaaggtaaagctccacccggactcctacgggagccgggttccaccgccaaggtaaagctccacccggactcctacgagagccgggttccgccgccaggtaaagcttcacccggactcctacgggagccgggttccgccgccaaggtaaagcttcacccggactcctacgggagccgggttccgccgccaggtaaagcttcacccagactcctacgggagccgagttccgccgccaggtaaagcttcacccggactcctacgggagccgggttccaccgccaaggtaaagctccacccggactcctacgggagccaggttccgccgccaaggtaaacttcacccggactcctacgggagccgggttccgccgccacggtaaactttacccggactcctacgggagccgggttccgcccccaagaaagacttcgcccgggctcctaagaaagccgggctccatccgccacttcgccagcaagggttaaaaacggtggcgaggctcggccacatggcgagatcggatggaagggaagagccctttcccacgacgacctctaagccaaacaggccaaacaacgagaaagggtcagcgaacgacaatattagtgctacgcgcggacaaggtaacacaaaatgcctttttctcattttcgatatatgtactacagggccaggacggccagaaaaagagggacaaaacgacaagaaaagaaaagggggcagctacaaaaaggggatgactacaaaagaactctaaggaggtcctgctccctctaacatagggtgatcacctccatcccccgaccaggactgcctcagggtctccaccatttcctctagttcttccttcttttgcagcatatcctggagcgcctgacgaagtcgccggctctcagcctccgcttcccgatgccacttccgcaaaacttcggactccgcctctgcgtccgcgacgaccttccgctcaagtcccagttggatttttacttgttgaagctcagctgtcttctccccaagggagacagaaatcccttcgacagagcctctcagggcttggagctcttcgttatcttgggcgttagcaagctgcgccctagtaaccaactgcctctggagacggactaccctcgtccgccgctcgacggaatctccccttatgctcctctacctgtcggcgccagctggcccgctgcacatcgtggctcatctcggcatcttgaagctgcttctggaggtcaaaactttttgtgaccatatccgctcatcccgcgctgtagccggggtgagttcccttccagctggccgatcctcctcttggcagccgacagctccactttaagggcgctgatcctggcttcttgagctcaagttcggtcgctagcactcttcgtgcattcttcgagctccttcgcaaagttcgccttcctccggctgtagtcccatgattgccttcacttggagactcctgaatgggcggcctcagcggcggcctcggaatagcattttttcgcctggcggagctcgccctccgactttttcaacttcttcgtcaggtggaggacctccttttttagccgttggatagttgacttcagcgggacctccaggggcaagggaagtgcttcggcaggatgcTGCCATCGAAAAATGCAAACatcagagaccaactctttacaggaagaaaggcagaaaagaagaagcagggggaaggaaaggccatccacaataaaagttcgactttattaattttgaagacaagcggaagggaaatatggcgacaaaagaaagatacaagatcgaaagtctcagacctcgggggcaagGGGTGGAGAGCTCGACGCGGGGGCGCGACTGCGACAGTAGCGGACGGAggggcggcctcatcgtcagactcctccaaaaagccgagatcaaggtcgggatatctgctggccatcctctctcggcagagctcgaaccccttggtgaatgcctccaggccgaactggacgttcagctccctcatctctgcggaggtcttgaactcctccactgcaagggtcctggcctccgagaccagaaccggagttttgctcggccagatgggcgacctcggcctccgccttccttgccgactcctccaaacttcgcctctcctcctcccagactcgcctttcctcttcccgatcttgtctctctctctccagagcctcccggagggcggccacctcggccgtcttcgcttgaagacgagcaacctcgtcttggcagcgctcctccgcccgaagaagatcccttctcatgcggccgacgcctcaacataggcgaagagctggtgcccgatctgcaaagacagatgagaattacaacaaagaccgagcaactgagcaagtaaaaatccgcttacctcaagaaaggaccccaaggtgtcccaggcccgctgctcgggatcggcgcggtcgatcctctccacgacatcggacaggatgcaaccatcgagcagcggCGGATcaggccttgtcgttgaaggggttctccgatccccctcggagcagacggactcgtctgcagcggctcggtggctgctcggcctgcgggccaccgattttctcctcctccccgcggcaggcgcctccgcggggcggacctccggaatggggaccccagtcggtgggctcctgagggagcccggggggccgctggctcggcatccgaaggaatgtcgatcgccggggtcgcctggacgggcgggccaagctcgtctcctccaccctggccctcttcgccgagccgaaGTCGTCCGCCCTtccttctgggctctcatggccttggcgagcatccgtgtggcttcggcgtccattgctaaaaaaaaaaaaaaaaaaaaaaagaaaagaaaagaagagaaggaaaaagcagcaccaatcagtccgaaaaaaaaaaaaaaaaaaaaaagagaaagaagaaaagaaagaagaagaagaagaaagaaagagaaagagaaaagaggaaaaggagagaaaggaagagagggaagaagaagacaagaaaaggaaagatgtatacttgctggatcttgagggctcaggccgatgttgaagagaagcggctccctcagtaggtttggaagggaaggagcggggtaactcaggagcttctgggcggcctgaaggtcgtcctctcccaggccgggagcccggcggacggaatccctcagagacccccaagggggcaggcccaattccagggtcgggcagtaaatgaagagaaatttccccttccagttgtgaatcgaagaaggggcgcccttcagcaaccccttcttaccgaactggggggagaagtaccaccagtccttcgctgaaggatggcgtttgaaagtgtagaaatgtctgaacaaggagagggaaggctggacctcggctatgtgacagagggagagaaaccctatcaaaaacctaaaggaattcggggcgacagaagcgagagaaatgtctaagaaacgaaagaaggcggcaacaaaagctgggagcggaagccggagtccggcacggaatgcctcctggtacaaacaagcgaccaggagggggagcgctggcccggtcgaggggccag encodes the following:
- the LOC140853725 gene encoding transcription factor MYC1-like, which codes for MEELISPSSSCSPSPPPPFLSIPTVQTAAVGPNLQQRLQYLLHARSEWWAYAIFWRASPDHHLLSFGEGHFRGTRDVDRKPHGLRSRVGGIQALLSEVTGTTAGDIASDGDDVEWFYVVSLTRSFAAQEPVLPARAYGSLAPVWVAGAHALQTCGCDRAREAQLHGIETLVCVPLSGGVLELGSSDLIGENWVLVQQAKAILSAPDDAIVGPMVPAPPLVMNKVAGAGITGLSSSVDSEHSDSEGALMMEQRRPKKRGRKPGTGRETPVNHVEAERQRREKLNHRFYALRSVVPNVSRMDKASLLADAVSYIKVLRAKVEELEAEAKRIKKEVIGDQGVGGAATTSTTTTVSSGPLTMELEVKMLGPDALIRVHSDNLNHPTAKLMGALRDLEVNVHHASVSTVKEVMLQDVVVRVPYALQGDDSLRAALLSRLEKN